The following nucleotide sequence is from Nomascus leucogenys isolate Asia chromosome 13, Asia_NLE_v1, whole genome shotgun sequence.
TACTCATTGGTAACACAAAGAAAGACATACTAAAAATTTGCTTATACCCTTGATAATTTCATATTACCAAATCACTCTGATTCTTCAGTGTTCTTCTATTTGGCTCAATCCAATATCTTGTAAGCAGCTTTTGTTAATAGGTAATTTAAGAATTTATCAGTTTATAAGGTTTTGCTCTTTCCTGGTCTGGTCCAACTATTGCACCTTTACCCTTGCTGCCTCAGAATCAAAGGTTTAGAGGGACATACCAGAAACATAAAGTATTTGATTATGTTGTTGACATTATGTCACACTGACAGTGATAGTGGCATTCATTCCCAGGGATGCTACATATCCAGCGCGAGGAACAACTGTCTTACCCAATAGGCCAAAGGCTTTACCTGTTGAGAAGCAGTAGCAGTGACCCAGTCCCAGTTCTAacaacattcttttttatagaaaaCATGGACATTGATCCTAAAGCTGTCTCTCACTAGTTCTACCATTTTGTTGAAGCCGCTTAGCTTTCTGGGCAAACTCAGACCAGGGCCCATCACCCCTGACACAAACCAGGGTCTGCCCAGGGACAGGTGTGGGCTgtgtggaggcagaggctggagtccTCAGTCCTGGGCAAGGCCCCACTGTTTGCTGTCCTTGCCAGGCGTCCGGGCAGCATGCTCCGTGGCTCAGCCTGGCTGCAACGCCTGCCCGGCTCTGAGTCCCTGACACCTCGGGCAGAGCCTGGGCCTCAGGTCCCTCATCAAAAAATTGGGATAaagaatattgtttaatttcttctattttaaattacAGTAGGCCCTTCATATCCACAAGGGATTGGCTCCAGGGCCCTACAGAACATCAAAGTCTGAGGATgcttaagtcccttagtaggccCTGCATATCCCAAGGTTCCCCATACACTGTTGGATGAATCCTTGGATACCAAGGGTTGactgtatttcatatttttattatatttctatattttaactcATATCCTATAAACCTACATTTATAGCAATCCCTTgatattctgtaatttttaaggCATCAGCTAAATCCTGCAAGTTGTTCCTTAACCCCCTAAATATtaaggaaacaattttaaaactcccTTTCCTAAATCCATTGAAGACCCAACAGAATACAATAGAGTATCAGGAGTTTGATAAGATAGCACAGTTTCTTCTAAAGTTCTCAAAAAATTAACATGGTGGTAGGCATAATAGATAGAAGTAGGCGATTTTTAGCTTTCAATCAAAGAAGCACTGACTgacccagaaaaatgaaaaataaaatatcgaGGAAAATCAGTAAGAGATATTCCTCATTCTGAGTTAACAACAGTGAACCAGGCAGAGACGAACTAAGACAAATAGGCAAAAGGGAAAGCACCAAGATGTTACAGCTACCTGAAAACGAGGACTTTATAAACTAAGGACTGTACACCAGTTGCCAGGCTCAACACTTTGTATCAAGAAATGTTGGCTACACAATCCACTTTTTAACAAAGTTTTGGTATTTTAAATGTCTTCACTTTACTAGATCCCCAGTTTCACCTTCATTGCAAACTCAGACCAGGTGGGGAGGGGGTGTATTTGAAAATGAAGATAACCGCCTTTCAATTGTGAAAGAGCAGCGTAAACGCTGTTTAAGTTGGAGATAATGGCTTATATGAATTGTGTGTAATATTGCATTAACTTGTTGTAATTGTCATGGTTATTAAAACTACAGCCAAACACTCACTATGTGCTCTAGAGGGCACATTAACTATATAAAAGACATCATCTGTGCCCTCTAGGATTAGCCTAAAAGTTCAAAGCAGTGAGTTTGATCCTTGCTGATACATGAAGAAAGTGGATTATACTGTATCAACCTAGAACTATGCAGTTCAAGAATTAGAAGATTCAGCTAAATcttactttaaaaactaaaactcaacaaatataatttagtttttaagGTTAAAATAAAGTGAAGAAGGAAATGTAAGAGAAATTCATCAAGAGGCATTAACTCAAATTTTTCCTCTATCCTTGACCCTCATTTTACTGCCTATAGACATAAAAAGGCTGGCTTCCCCTATTTTCTTATCTTGGATAGATGTGATCAGGCTGGCACTTCTGACTTTGGCAAGCCAGCAGCATTAAAGAAGGGGGAGAGGAGTCACACCTGACCAGATCTTCAACTTGTTTTTGAGTCTGCTTGTCCCTGCCTCtcttgctgtttcttctgctCTTGAAAATATGATTAACATCTATGCATCTGTAAAACTCTGCATTGTAAGCAAGGCTGTGGCTTTTCCATCCCAACGAGGTTGAGGTATGGAGTTAATGAGAAGTGAGACTGTGAGGAATGAATAGGAACATGCCAATGTTAAAGTAATTGAGCATGAATATCAAACACTGACTTGGGAACAGTCTTCATTTGCCGAGGGAAAGTCTGATCAGCTGGTGGGCAGATGGGATGTGCAGAGACCTGCATTCACTGCCAGCCCCAAAATTTCCATATCATAACAGGCTATACCTTATAAGCATAGCACCTTTGTGTTTCCACCTAGAAtcatgtttcctttttcctctttcttttcattttcctacctttttctcttccctccttcctgagAAAggttccttctcttctttttgaatttatCTCATCCCCCAAGCCTCATGAAGAATTTAAAGTTTTGTGATTTCAATAcctgatgtttctttttaaaacaatgtgtaCTTTGCTAACGCCAGTTTAGAATTAAACACAAATGATGGTGTTGTGGTTAGAAGAATTACCaatgctataatttttatttgagaaactCTTCATTGTCTTCCAAAACCACTGAGACCTTGAATTACTGGTTACTTTAATACACTCCCAGGTGCCTTATATCATTCCCAATTAGATTATTTATATGTTCTTAAGTGGCAAGGATCTTTGAAAGATGTGCCCAATATTGAGAAAATTAACACCTTTTGAAAAGATGTAGGTTATTATCAATCTCAAGTTGTAGGGAATAGTTTTATTCAAAACACAGtaataataatttcaagaaaactatatgttaaagaaaattttctaacGTTAGTCCTAAATTCTTATGAATACACAATTATGCATTTTTATCAAAATTCATTTACAAAGATGATTTTAGCAGAGTTTACAAAGCAAAAAAATGCACACCTGAAATGTACATTAATTGGGAAttggttaagtgaaataaggtaCATTCattaaatgaagttaaaatgatCCAcgagaaatatataataattaatgaGGATATAGGCAACAATTGTGTATTATTAAATGagcatatataaattataagctctttttaaatatatatgtttaaaggattaatttttacataatgGTGATAAAATTTCCCCAAGATTGTGTTCCAACTTGTCATTTTgttaagtttccattttttttctcattaaactttTTTAATGGGTCTCAAAATTCTGTGACAAATTTTTGGTCAAgttgtttccattaaaaagtactgattttaaaaactagtaaCTTAAAACTGCCACAcgcaaaaaagaaaatcaaggtgGTCCACAAaacattctcctttccttctgaaagTTTTATGATGCATTGTTATCATTAGCCAGTCTTTTACTACTAAACGTAAATGGCCAATTGAAACAAACAGTTCTGAGACCGTTCTTCCATCACTGATTAAGAGCGGGGTGGCAGGTACTAGGGATAATATTCATTTGGCTTTCTGAGCTTTCTGGGGAGACTTGGTGACCTTGCCAGCTCCAGCAGCCTTCTTGTCCACTGCTTTGATGACACTCATGGCAACAGTGTGTCTCATAGCATGAACAGCAAAGCGACCCAGAGGTGGATAGTCTGAGAAGCTAACACACATGGGCTTTCCAGGAACCATATCAATGATGTTAGCATCACTAGACTTCAAGAATTTAGGGCCATCTCCTAGCCTTTTACCAGAACAGTGATCAATCTTTTCCTTCAGCTCAGCAAACTTGCATGCAACATGAGCCATGTGGCAATCCAGTACAGGGGCACAGCCAGCACTGATTAGGCCTGGATGGTTCTGGATAATCACCTGAGCAATGAAACTGGCTGCTTCTATTGGTGAGTCATTTTTGCTGTCACCAGCAATGCTGCCATGATGAACATCCTTGAGAGACACATTCTTGACATTGAAGCCCACACTGTCCCCAGGAAGAACTTCACTCAAGGCGTCATGGTGCATTTTGACAGACTTTACTTTAGTTGTAATGgtgactggagcaaaggtgaccacCATACCAGGTTCGAGAACACCAGTCTCCACTCGGCCAACAGAAACAGTACCAATACCACCAATTTTGTAGACCTCCTGGAGGGGCAGGTGAAGGGGCTTGTCGGTTGGACAAGTTGGTGGTAGGATGCAATCCAGAACCTCAAACAGCGTGGCTCCACTGGCATTGTCATCCTTAACGGTGACTTTCCATCCCTTGAACCAAAGCATGTTAGCACTTGGCTCCAGCATGTTGTCACCATTCCAACTAGAAATTGGCACAAATGCTACTGTGTCAGGGTTGTAGCAAATTTTCTTAATGTAAGTGCTGACTTCCTTAACGATTTCCTCGTACCTCTTCTGGCTATAGGGTGGCTCAGTGGAATCCATTTTGTTAATACCAACAATTAGTTGTTTCACACCCAGTGTGTAAGCCAGAAGGGCATGCTCTTGGGTCTGCCCATTCTGGGAGATAACAGCTTCACATTCACCAACATCAGCAGCAACAATCAGGACAGCACAGTCAGCCTGAGATGTCCTTGTAATCATGTTTTTGATGAAGTGTCTGTGTCCTGGGGCATCAATGATAGTCACGTAGTActtgctggtctcaaatttccaCAAGGAGATATCAATGGTGATATGACGTTCACGCTCAGCTTTCAGTTTATCCAAGACCCAGGCACAACTTGAATGAGTCCTTTCCCATCTCAGCAGCCTCCTTCTCAAATTTTCCAATGGTTCTTTTGTCAACGCCAACGCATTTGTAGATCAGATGGCCAGTAGTGGTGGACTTGCCCGAATGTACATGTCCAATGACGATAATGTTGACGTGAGTCTTTTCCTTTCCCGTTTTGGCTTTTAGGAGTAGTTTTCATGACACCTGTGTTCTGGCGGCAAACCCGTTGTGAAAAAGTGTAAGTTTCGATTTTGCATGTATGTTAcaattgtcaaaataaaaaaactattaacAAGTAACCAACCAATGAGTTTATCAATCTCTTCCTATACAGCATGACGACTGGAAACAACATAGAAAAAGCAACCATATGAGAAAGATCTTGAACAAAAAAGTGTTTATAATTTACCTTAGTAGCATAGTATTCTCTGACTTCAGGCCTAATAGAATCAAAGTCTCCATTGATGAATTCAGGCAAAAAGCTGAAAGAAACAGTAAGTCAAATAAGTCAACcagttatttctatttatttttgaaactttaaaactgtggccaagtgcagtggcttggGATTGCaactgtaatctcaacactgagaggttgaagcaggaggactgcttgaagccaggagttcaagaccagcctgggcaacatggcaagaccctatctctacaaaacaattaaaaaatcagctgggcatgatggtgcacacctgtagtctcagctacttgggaggctacactgggaggatcacttgagcccaggagttcgaggataTAGTAATCCATGACAGCAtaactgcagcctgggtgacaaagcaagt
It contains:
- the LOC105740746 gene encoding LOW QUALITY PROTEIN: putative elongation factor 1-alpha-like 3 (The sequence of the model RefSeq protein was modified relative to this genomic sequence to represent the inferred CDS: deleted 1 base in 1 codon), which encodes MGKDSFKLAWVLDKLKAERERHITIDISLWKFETSKYYVTIIDAPGHRHFIKNMITRTSQADCAVLIVAADVGECEAVISQNGQTQEHALLAYTLGVKQLIVGINKMDSTEPPYSQKRYEEIVKEVSTYIKKICYNPDTVAFVPISSWNGDNMLEPSANMLWFKGWKVTVKDDNASGATLFEVLDCILPPTCPTDKPLHLPLQEVYKIGGIGTVSVGRVETGVLEPGMVVTFAPVTITTKVKSVKMHHDALSEVLPGDSVGFNVKNVSLKDVHHGSIAGDSKNDSPIEAASFIAQVIIQNHPGLISAGCAPVLDCHMAHVACKFAELKEKIDHCSGKRLGDGPKFLKSSDANIIDMVPGKPMCVSFSDYPPLGRFAVHAMRHTVAMSVIKAVDKKAAGAGKVTKSPQKAQKAK